In Rhizoctonia solani chromosome 7, complete sequence, one DNA window encodes the following:
- a CDS encoding ubiquinol-cytochrome C reductase iron-sulfur subunit: MAARVFVNLPATAYASANGVPIARGLNLAARAAAGAHHHGHGHGPRSDIPPTWASSVRLSPGGLASKTTVSALPTAPGSSRPMHTSAVTKRDINVPDFSPYRANSDESNRALSYFMIGSLGVLSATAAKSTVTDFLASMSASADVLALAKVEVDMNAIPEGKNVIVKWRGKPVFIRHRTQDEINEANSIDVKSLRDPESDSDRAKKPEWLVMLGVCTHLGCVPIGESGDYGGWFCPCHGSHYDISGRIRKGPAPLNLEVPAYDFNEGEGKIIIG, from the exons ATGGCGGCCCGCGTGTTTGTGAACCTGCCTGCGACGGCCTATGCGAGTGCTAATGGGGTTCCCATTGCCCGTGGACTAAACCTGGCTGCCCGTGCCGCTGCCGGAGCCCACCACCACGGCCATGGCCATGGACCCAGGAGCGACATCCCGCCTACCTGGGCATCCTCTGTCCGACTCTCTCCCGGAGGACTCGCATCCAAGACAACTGTATCCG CCCTCCCGACTGCTCCCGGATCCTCCCGCCCAATGCACACATCCGCCGTCACAAAGCGTGACATCAACGTCCCCGACTTTAGCCCCTACCGCGCCAACTCTGACGAGTCCAACCGCGCCTTGTCCTATTTTATGATCGGCAGTTTGGGTGTCTTGTCCGCGACCGCTGCCAAATCTACCGTCACCGACTTTTTGGCCAGTATGTCCGCCTCGGCCGACGTTCTTGCCCTTGCCAAGGTCGAGGTCGACATGAACGCCATTCCAGAGGGGAAGAACGTTATTGTCAAGTGGCGTGGAAAGCCCGTGTTTATTAGGCATCGTACCCAAGACGAGATCAACGAGGCTAATTCGATCGACGTCAAGAGCTTGAGAGACCCCGAGTCGGATTCAGACAGGGCGAAGAAGCCAGAGTGGTTGGTCATGCTGGGTGTCTGCACTCATTTGGGTTGTGTACCTATTGGCGAGAGCGGTGATTATGGAGGATG GTTCTGCCCCTGCCATGGTTCCCACTATGACATCTCTGGCCGCATTCGCAAGGGCCCAGCTCCT CTCAACTTGGAAGTACCCGCGTACGACTTCAACGAGGGCGAGGGCAAGATCATCATTGGATAG
- a CDS encoding Magnesium transporter NIPA: protein MESNSTTSSAVASATTTGTSAELTMPPQFKVVGIILAVVSGLLIGASFVFKKKGLIQSQQGHEAGEGVAYLKSGLWWTGMIMMILGEICNFAAYAFVEAIVVTPLGALSVVICAILSSFFLNEKLTFFGWVGCFLCIVGSVIIALNGPKENTIGQIREFEKLFVSVGFLVYGGVIIAASIVIIFFVAPKYGKKNMIWYILVCSLIGGLSFTYWFIYFLLIFVIITLLTEVYYLNVALALFNTAMVTPTYYVIFTFCTLVTSVILYRGFAATPTAIITVVMGFLVICAGITILQMSKVDPTTLAGLDRKTTILLAANRPTSDAEKGDATGIEEPGIDALRGSFGAIGSIVRARSIASSTRATIRSRRATHGHSESRDETETLPSLSVSYMKRHQLFDNPVPPLPEDAAERISMHSNANHPIPKKSTTIQFREGDLEGHDHHRQEPDLPLDDIIQRTASPRQQPLYDDPFASQQQQGYMSRTQPGYNPYSLRQDSLASLPEHSSSSPDGGETPPRSGGKRHYPPNREMDREESMSLVGAGRERDSREFGYDTDRQSTSTLGPPQGPTGGIRLVPSLPRR from the exons ATGGAGAGCAATAGTACAACAAGTTCGGCGGTGGCTTCAGCCACCACGACAGGGACGAGCGCGGAACTTACGATGCCGCCGCAGTTTAAAGTCGTTG GAATCATTCTGGCGGTGGTCTCCGGTTTACTTATCGGTGCCAGTTTTGTGTTTAAAAAA AAAG GTCTGATACAGAGCCAGCAAGGTCACGAAGCGGGCGAAGGCGTAGCCTACCTAAAATCG GGCCTATGGTGGACGGGCATGATAATGATGATTTTGGGCGAAATATGTAATTTTGCCG CCTACGCGTTCGTGGAAGCCATCGTGGTC ACCCCATTAGGCGCGCTCTCCGTTGTCATCTGCGCAATCCTTTCTTCCTTTTTCCTCAACGAAAAACTAACATTCTTTGGTTGGGTCGGGTGTTTCCTTTGCATC GTCGGTTCAGTCATCATTGCGCTCAATGGTCCCAAAGAAAATACCATCGGGCAAATCAGAGAGTTTGAGAAGCTCTTTGTATCAGTTGGGTTCTTGGTGTATGGCGGAGTGATCATTGCCGCATCCATCGTCATCATTTTCTTCGTCGCGCCCAA ATATGGGAAAAAGAACATGATTTGGTATATCCTTGTCTGCAGTTTGATTGGTGGATTGTCC TTTACTTATTGGTTTATCTATTTCCTACTCATTTTCGTAATTATCACACTCC TGACGGAGGTGTATTATCTAAACGTTGCCTTGGCGTTGTTCAACACTGCCATGG TCACACCTACGTACTATGTCATATTCACATTCTGCACGCTGGTCACGTCCGTC ATTCTTTATCGAGGTTTCGCTGCAACGCCAACAGCTATAATAACAGTGGTCATGGGCTTCCTCGTTATCT GCGCAGGAATCACCATCCTGCAAATGTCCAAAGTGGACCCAACGACGCTCGCAGGGCTCGACCGCAAAACGACCATCCTCCTGGCCGCCAACCGCCCGACATCCGACGCCGAAAAGGGCGACGCGACAGGTATCGAAGAGCCAGGCATCGACGCCCTCCGCGGCAGCTTTGGCGCGATTGGGAGTATTGTCCGTGCGCGAAGTATTGCCAGCTCTACCCGCGCGACGATCCGGTCCAGACGCGCGACACACGGTCATTCCGAGTCGAGGGACGAGACGGAGACGCTGCCTTCGCTTTCGGTATCGTATATGAAGCGACACCAGTTGTTTGATAATCCTGTGCCTCCCTTGCCTGAAGATGCGGCCGAGAGGATATCGATGCACTCCAACGCGAATCATCCGATACCCAAGAAGAGCACGACGATCCAGTTTAGAGAAGGGGATCTAGAGGGCCACGACCATCATCGCCAAGAGCCGGATCTCCCGCTGGACGATATCATCCAGCGAACGGCGAGTCCGAGACAGCAGCCGCTTTACGACGATCCGTTTGCGTCCCAACAACAGCAAGGGTACATGTCGCGTACTCAGCCCGGGTATAACCCGTACTCGCTGCGCCAAGATTCGCTTGCTTCTTTACCCGAACATTCGTCGAGTTCTCCCGATGGCGGTGAGACGCCTCCGAGGTCTGGCGGGAAACGACATTATCCACCGAATAGAGAAATGGATCGAGAGGAGAGTATGAGCCTCGTTGGAGCAGGACGAGAAAGAGACAGTCGCGAATTTGGGTACGATACGGATCGACAGAGCACGAGCACGCTTGGACCACCCCAAGGACCGACGGGTGGGATTCGGTTGGTCCCCAGTTTACCCAGGCGGTAA
- a CDS encoding nucleolar GTP-binding protein 1, with protein sequence MATKGLKAIAPVPTANDFLDIILSKTQRKTPTVIHKNFKISRIRNFYMRKVKFTQDSFDEKLGAILNEFPILDNLHPFMSSLLNVLYDKNHYKLALGQLNTARHLISQVAKDYVRLLKFGDSLYRCKQLKRAALGRMATIMRRQKDPLAYLEQVRQHLARLPSIDPTTRTLLVCGYPNVGKSSFVNKVTRADVDVQPYAFTTKSLFVGHLDYKYLRWQVIDTPGILDHPLEEMNTIEMQSVTAMAHLRSAILYFMDLSERCGYTIEAQVKLFHSIKPLFSGKPVVVVINKIDVVRLDDLNEEQRALVDTVITLPEVKTVQVSCYTDEGVTEVKTTSCDALLAHRVESKLRGTKINTVVNRIHVAVPTKRDDKERKPFIPDVVKERKKYDKEDPERMKLEKDLEAEGGGAGVYNIDMRKNWILQDESWKYDVMPEIWEGRNVADFIDPDIEAKLAALEAEEEKLEAEGFYDSEEEIFDSDDEREAEELLKMQKAKLSHHAKSNFKSRPIMPRTGAHRTMSGMAKALTAAGYDPSRIEERAAILAKAARAKEAIGKRKRDEDMEVDSDGEGQDVSDGMDIDEGESPKKVKTNLGTSKRAPKTDRQFAGLKNAEQAEKAIKLRNLGQRERNMHARAGESDRAIKVKMPKHLYAGKRKAGKTDRR encoded by the exons ATGGCGACAAAAGGACTCAAAGCAATCGCTCCGGTTCCAACGGCGAACGACTTTCTGGATATTATACTGAGTAAAACTCAGCGTAAGACCCCAACG GTCATCCATAAAAACTTTAAAATAAGTCGTATTCGGAATTTTTACATGCGGAAAGTCAAATTCACCCAAGATTCGTTCGATGAGAAGTTGGGAGCTATCTTGAATGAATTCCCGATACTTGAC AATCTTCATCCATTCATGTCTTCGCTTCTCAACGTCCTATATGACAAGAACCACTATAAACTCGCTCTTGGCCAACTTAATACTGCTCGACACCTTATCTCTCAAGTCGCAAAGGACTACGTCCGCCTCCTTAAATTCGGAGACTCTCTATACAGGTGCAAACAGCTCAAAAGAGCGGCTTTGGGTCGTATGGCAACAATTATGCGTCGCCAAAAGGATCCATTGGCATATCTCGAGCAAGTCAGGCAGCATTTAGCGCGTTTACCAAGCATCGATCCAACCACGCGCACACTATTGGTCTGTGGATACCCGAATGTCGGCAAAAGCTCCTTCGTAAACAAGGTTACGCGAGCGGATGTCGACGTCCAGCCATATGCGTTCACTACAAAATCCTTGTTTGTCGGACATCTTGATTACAAGTACCTTCGATGGCAAGTCATCGATACACCGGGAATTCTGGACCATCCACTCGAAGAGATGAATACGATCGAAATGCAGAGCGTTACCGCCATGGCTCATCTACGGAGTGCGATTCTCTACTTTATGGACCTCAGTGAACGATGTGGCTACACCATCGAGGCCCAAGTTAAACTCTTTCATTCTATCAAGCCTTTGTTTTCCGGAAAACCGGTTGTGGTCGTAATCAACAAGATTGATGTTGTTCGACTAGATGACTTGAACGAGGAGCAGCGAGCTCTGGTCGATACCGTCATTACCCTTCCTGAAGTGAAGACAGTTCAAGTTAGCTGCTATACCGACGAGGGGGTCACTGAAGTCAAAACGACATCGTGTGATGCACTCCTTGCACACCGCGTGGAGTCCAAGCTCAGGGGTACCAAGATTAATACAGTGGTCAACCGCATTCACGTCGCTGTGCCAACCAAACGCGATGACAAGGAGCGTAAGCCCTTCATTCCAGATGTAGTcaaggagaggaagaaataTGATAAAGAAGACCCGGAGAGGATGAAGCTGGAGAAGGATTTGGAGGCAGAAGGTGGAGGAGCAGGTGTGTATAACATTGATATGAGAA AAAACTGGATCCTTCAAGACGAATCATGGAAATACGATGTCATGCCAGAGATCTGGGAAGGCAGGAACGTCGCCGACTTCATCGATCCAGATATCGAAGCCAAACTTGCCGCCCTCGAAGCTGAAGAGGAGAAGCTCGAGGCAGAAGGCTTTTACGATAGCGAGGAAGAAATA TTTGACTCGGACGACGAGCGGGAGGCCGAAGAATTACTTAAAATGCAGAAAGCAAAACTTTCTCATCATGCCAAATCGAACTTTAAATCCCGGCCCATCATGCCCCGTACTGGCGCACACCGAACCATGAGTGGAATGGCTAAAGCTCTGACTGCCGCAGGCTATGACCCTAGTCGAATTGAAGAACGGGCCGCAATCCTGGCTAAGGCAGCGAGGGCCAAAGAGGCTATTGGGAAAAGGAAGCGCGATGAAGATATGGAAGTGGATTCAGATGGAGAGGGGCAAGATGTTTCGGATGGAATGGACATTGACGAAGGCGAGAGCCCGAAGAAAGTCAAGACCAACCTCGGCACTTCTAAGCGTGCCCCCAAGACCGATAGGCAATTTGCGGGTCTCAAGAACGCGGAACAAGCCGAGAAGGCAATCAAGTTGCGAAACCTGGGACAACGAGAGAGGAACATGCATGCAAGAGCCGGAGAAAGTGATCGTGCAATCAAGGTTAAGATG CCAAAACACTTGTATGCTGGTAAAAGGAAGGCGGGGAAGACTGATAGACGATGA
- a CDS encoding cullin family, with the protein MTVFDDAEGDSSVASSSHYDPYYGRILRIPGPAPVSGSLDQIWAFVEPALCHILSASTPNGEPARIDAEYYSHIYTTLYNLSTTSPRGRSVSGAAGHALARLASLQLFSRPPSNSAGKQRDFTPPESDSVSDQVDYGPYLRLEDTFRRHAQNVLDNAPANDPRLIEYLLTQYQRYTRSATYISRMFSYLHRHFIRRMIAAGHGWLDMTPHETISQLARYPPGRRPSERELEERIANEIKARRLVELKKWGYTTGSRDTHSRESEATAEACAEAASPSDKIVPILSLALRQWRIQVLEPLGVDSRLSRVALTLVRRPTNDKTPEKMQRMLKSCGVRGADPARKVLKRYTQSPK; encoded by the coding sequence ATGACAGTCTTCGACGATGCTGAGGGGGACAGTTCTGTGGCATCGTCTTCCCATTATGACCCATATTATGGGAGAATACTGAGAATACCTGGGCCTGCGCCGGTTTCAGGCAGCTTGGATCAGATCTGGGCATTTGTCGAACCGGCTCTCTGTCACATCCTGAGTGCTTCAACGCCAAACGGAGAGCCTGCTCGAATCGACGCCGAGTACTACTCCCATATATACACTACGCTTTATAATCTCAGCACTACTTCTCCCAGGGGACGAAGTGTGTCAGGCGCTGCGGGACATGCATTGGCACGCCTGGCTTCCTTGCAGCTCTTTAGCAGGCCTCCATCCAATTCTGCGGGTAAACAGCGCGACTTCACTCCCCCGGAATCAGACTCTGTATCAGATCAAGTTGATTACGGTCCCTATCTCCGACTTGAAGATACTTTCCGTCGACACGCCCAAAATGTCTTGGATAACGCTCCAGCCAATGACCCTCGGTTGATCGAGTACCTCCTAACACAGTATCAGCGTTATACCCGTTCGGCCACTTACATCTCCCGAATGTTTTCATATCTGCATCGTCATTTTATTAGACGAATGATTGCTGCTGGGCACGGCTGGTTGGACATGACGCCTCACGAGACCATCAGTCAACTTGCTCGCTACCCCCCCGGTCGCCGACCATCGGAGCGCGAGCTGGAGGAACGGATCGCGAACGAAATCAAGGCCAGACGGTTGGTGGAGCTCAAGAAATGGGGTTATACTACAGGTTCTCGTGACACCCACTCTCGTGAGTCGGAGGCAACGGCAGAAGCCTGCGCTGAGGCTGCTAGTCCCTCTGATAAGATTGTACCCATTCTATCCCTTGCACTTCGACAATGGCGTATACAGGTGCTCGAACCTTTGGGTGTGGATTCGCGTTTGTCGAGAGTCGCCTTGACGCTCGTCCGTCGCCCGACCAACGACAAGACTCCGGAGAAGATGCAACGGATGCTCAAGTCCTGTGGGGTAAGAGGAGCCGATCCGGCTCGCAAGGTACTAAAGCGATATACACAGTCCCCAAAATAA